From the Pocillopora verrucosa isolate sample1 chromosome 11, ASM3666991v2, whole genome shotgun sequence genome, the window CCGTACAATAAGCTGTTTCCGATGACGGCAGCGATGGACCCATTGTACGCCTCTCAGAGAACGTCACATCAAGAGACAGCTGTTATCTTCCTTGGCACCTTTTAAGAACTTGTCGTTTCTTGGGCTTATTGTTCCTAAATCAGGTCGTTTTCTTTGTGTCATCCGATTGAACGACACGAGGAACTAGGGACGAACTTAAGGAGTAGATGAGCAACATGGGGAATTAGGAAGGGAATCGAGTTCGTCTAAACTTGCCTCCGTGCTCGATTCAAGATGGGAAATGGCCGTGCTGAGAAGTTCCTTCACTTCCACTTAAGGGAATTTACTGCTCGCTGATCTTTCGGTAAGCAACGGAAATACGAGCTCCTCGGAGTCTTGACTGACTCTTATAGTGGGCGCCAAAGATAAATATATTTCCACGCCCTCGGACCTCAAAGTCCTCAATGTGGTGGAGTTCACCAGATTTTACGATAAACATAAATCCCGTTCGTCGGGAATTTGTTTTCTTGCGAAGGAAGACCAGTAACTAGAACCGACCGTGGACACAACGTTAGGAGTTCGACGTCGGGGAATCCTGTCTCATCTCCAGAACTCCAAACGATGATTTGACGGGCTGAAGTTCCCGCGCGGCGACACTTTGGATTTCGTCGGGAAATATCTTAAATACATCGCGTATGAAAAATTACACAGAGGGACTCCACATACCTCTTTCAAAAGTAGATACCAATGCTTGGAAGGATCAAGTATGGCACTTGTAACCTTGTAAAAACTCTGAGCGGTAAAGTCAACCGGGGGCCAGCGCACGTCGACAATCCGACTGCCTCCATGAATCACTTCCAATGATTTAGAAATCGAAAAAATTGATGCTTTTCGATTTTGAAAACTTCGCCGAggtttaatattaaaatattagtAAGAGTTTAACCACGATAGGTGGCTTAGTCGTGAGATCGCCCCGGCTTGTACGAAAACAATAACTTTGTAATGATCAGGAAAGCGTGAACATTGATCGATGCACCAAGTGGCGTGAAAATAACGTTTGTTGCTGTTATGTGGCAAACTAAGCGAAAGAATACATAAATAATTGAAACAGAGACTTTTATAAATACGGCGCCCAGCAGGCATTGCCTCTTCTGTGAAAAGGGAAGGTCTTAACAAGACTACATGCTTAGAAACGtcataataatgatgaaaaagGCCGTATCAGAAAGAACGTAGTTTTTTATTGAGCATTACGCATAGCAAATTTCCTAATGTTTCATTACTTCGATTTTCATTGTTAATAAATGACCCCATGTTAACTCGCACGCAATCGCGTATCTCTCGCGGATTCCTGTGCGCCAAGTCTGGTAATTACATTGTGGTGTATTTATATGATGACCCTTCTTCCCCAACCCTCGGCATCAGTTTACGATGCCTGCTGCGAACTCTTTTgttgagcaaagctcgtcatgtgGCAAACTAATTCAAACGATCATGATAGTCTATGATAGTTTCAAACTATCAAAAACGTTTGATCACGAACTATCATGCACTATCCTCAACTATCATCAACGATAATGCAGTTTGGACATGTTCAAATTCGAGATggaagttgatgatagtttcagCCGTTTGAGCGAGCAAATCAtagtaaatagtttttttcggCCAGCAGTTTTGCCAAAAACGGGTTCTAACAGTAAAAAGTAGCTGCCAAATTTTCTCAGAATGTCTCTGTGCATTCTAATCATCTGCAGGCTTCAGTGTCTTTAACTCGCAACTTCTTAACTTAAATTTGCGCACTATATTGGTCTTCAATTACGCGATCTCATTCCGTGATTTTCTCAACCATCATCAAAACCATCAAGAACCGTTTGAAACGGGCTTAGACCTAGAGAGACTGCGTCTTAATCTTTTGCGAATGACACTGTGCAGTCATTTTTTCTTCAGAGATCACGTCTGTTACCCGATTAATTCGAAGAACAGGCATTCGGTTATATTTACCCCTGGATATGTTGTTTCCATCCAGGAGTATTAAATGCAGGGAAACGCTATGCAAATTCCGTGGCGTTAAAACTTCCATGGCAGTCTGGAAAAACCCTTTAAAATTAGCTATGCTACTTTAGGGAAGGGCATTAGGGAAGGtaaaaagcattttaaactTTTAGAATGAAATAAAGCATTTTGTTGTTCTCCTTTGtcttttataattataataaaacgttgttttgaagTTGTCAAGTCAAAGACAAATTGGTAGGCCATAGGTATTAATGCTGGCCTTTGAATATTTTAGGATATCATTCTCTCTCGAATCGTCTCTATTGTCATTAAAACCGTCGGTATACGGATATCTAAATTCATCGCCTGCGAGCAGGCACTTATTTTTAGTAGCGCTACAGGCTGCGCGTTTTTCCACCCTTGGAATATTTGAGACGAGTCGAGGAGAGGTTCCACAGGGACGTGGCACTAGTAATCAGTGCTTGACCTATTGCAGACCTCTCGCTGGCTCGCGCTGCTCAAAGCCTCGTAGTTTCCCACGGAAAACTTAAATATCCACACTCCATTCCCAGTAGGTAACTTCAGCCGcatttttattactttcatCATAATTATATGCAGCGTCTCTCTTAATTATATGCATTCTTGTCTCACTTCCATTCTCTCGAAATGATAAATTTCCAGTTAGAGTAATTAACGCTTACCAACAATTTTCACTTGAATCTTACGAATCCACGCTCCTTCCACAGTAAGCAACTCACAGCTAAATTCCCCGTTACTTTCATCATATGCAGCAGTCACACTGAAGATAACCAAAGTGAGTCGTTGGGAAATCCAAGTGAAATTGAACTTATCCTCAAAGGCAGGCGCCACCTTTGCACCTGATCCTCCCGGTCCACTTAATGCGAGACTTTCAGCGTTAAACTTTACATTCACCGCAAAAAGAGTCACTGACGTCAAACTGAAGTTCCAGCTTAGAGATGCAGGATATCCTTCAAAAAGCTTTACCTTTGCTGGAGTTGGGTCATCGCCTGCACTCGATACTGTCTTAACCGGTAGAGGTTCATACCATGTGACACTTCCACAGTCTGAAATCGAAGATTATTCACACCTACATTGAGTATTGCTTGAATGGAAAGTTATTTGCTTAAAAGAGAGTGATTCCACCATAAACAGAGGGCTTTTTCACTATCCAGTATAGTTCATCTCCTGCAGCTGCACCAATACTATCTTTAGAGGTAGAGGTTCATTCTATGTAACAATTTCGCCGttttaaactgaatatttttgGTCGTTAAAGGAAAGGATCGATCACATGTTATTTGAGCGCAAACTGAAAACAGCTGAATCcaggttgttttgttttttcagtcacGTTGCGGAAATGCAAGGGACATATGAGCTAATGCACAATGGCTATCGCACTGAGGGGAAAGCAATTttgtctgaaatcatatgcgCGCTTGATGCTTTTCAATTGCGAACGAGCTCGCCGCGTCAGCTTGATTTGAAATCGCAAGTTTCAcgtcagaccaaaattgcacgacacgaagtTCAATTGCCATTTTGTTATACATTTCTTTGGAATCGCAAAATTCAGTCGCCCAGATACAAATAGTTCCAAAAGTTGTCttccattttcctgcaatttgatttgtttcctAACACAAGCCTTGAAGTATGATTGTTTGCTGTGGTTTAGTAAAGCTGTCTCACTGGCTGGGGAAGAGATACGATCTAGAGCACCAAATGGTGCGATTCGCGAGTAAATCGCACcgatgagagccaatcagattgcaaggatctccagtgatttcaaaatgtatGTAATAAAAAGTGAAAGTTCTGATAAATTGTTGTTAAAAAGCGACAACGAAAAATCGTATAGATTTATCAATTTCGCACTCAATCAGGCAGACTCAATCAACTGCCCTTTCAGCAGCAGGTTTGCTAAGGTTTCAAGGTTTTCTAAGGTTTTTAAAGCCAGGAGAATTCGGCATTGGTGTTACCAACACCAATGC encodes:
- the LOC136284295 gene encoding uncharacterized protein; amino-acid sequence: MAAKLGDCRKLGGLGIVLAEMRLFIVSHFLIYLSVIQYSDCGSVTWYEPLPVKTVSSAGDDPTPAKVKLFEGYPASLSWNFSLTSVTLFAVNVKFNAESLALSGPGGSGAKVAPAFEDKFNFTWISQRLTLVIFSVTAAYDESNGEFSCELLTVEGAWIRKIQVKIVGKR